The proteins below come from a single Rosa rugosa chromosome 2, drRosRugo1.1, whole genome shotgun sequence genomic window:
- the LOC133734468 gene encoding receptor-like serine/threonine-protein kinase At1g78530, translating to MVANVSDFGIAKLLGGRDSMTQTMTLATIGYMAPEYGMEGMVTTRGDVYSFGIVLLETFTKRKPTDEMFDGEVSLKKRVANSLFADVIVEVVDGSYLGLKKMSFCQQERVLTNHYEICSCLLCRITGSMQEALATLNKIKIKFLMDAAGGLLLNHRLIAAL from the exons ATGGTTGCAAATGTTTCTGATTTTGGCATTGCAAAACTCTTAGGCGGAAGAGATTCTATGACTCAAACCATGACCCTTGCGACAATTGGATATATGGCTCCAG AGTATGGAATGGAAGGAATGGTTACTACAAGAGGGGATGTGTACAGTTTTGGTATTGTGCTTCTGGAAACATTCACAAAAAGGAAGCCAACAGATGAGATGTTTGACGGGGAAGTGAGTTTAAAGAAACGGGTGGCAAATTCACTATTTGCAGATGTAATAGTTGAAGTTGTTGATGGAAGTTACTTGGGATTGAAGAAGATGAGCTTTTGTCAGCAAGAGAGAGTACTTACCAACCATTATGAGATTTGCTCTTGCTTGTTGTGTAGAATCACCGGAAGTATGCAAGAGGCTCTAGCCACCCTGAACAAAATCAAGATCAAGTTTTTGATGGATGCTGCAGGAGGTCTCCTGTTGAACCATCGTCTTATTGCTGCCCTTTGA